A region of Lycium barbarum isolate Lr01 chromosome 3, ASM1917538v2, whole genome shotgun sequence DNA encodes the following proteins:
- the LOC132632256 gene encoding transcription factor MYB41-like: protein MGRRSDESDDMSGLKKGPWTPEEDQKLVDYIHNNGHGNWRALPSLAGLNRCGKSCRLRWTNYLRPDIKRGKFSDDEEKLIVKLHSLLGNKWSAIATRLPGRTDNEIKNYWNTHLRKKLLQMGIDPITHRPRTDHVNLFNGLIGNLPPHLLAAVSSNIINNNSSTNRQFDMNTLTNFLFPDTDQLIHQIQLLQTSSSLVHSLITNAATDNLNQIFGSQNICDQNHQLQEYHNSALMNYQQFLSNNSSDDSSIGNFGLNSSDNVQAEIKDANNFSDNTGLDINATNGGDQLMVSGTSSTSTSCGNAGNVITASDQILRNISADDVPMLGIMHHDSPEFPISSIELPKENTRGDIYPKRELMMQSLSASGSTFGAWGQIMGDEEASDSYWRDIIDQASSLHDPAYSP from the exons ATGGGAAGAAGATCAGATGAAAGTGATGATATGAGTGGGCTAAAGAAAGGTCCTTGGACTCCTGAAGAAGATCAAAAGCTAGTGGATTACATCCACAACAATGGCCATGGAAATTGGAGAGCTCTTCCTAGCCTTGCTGGACTCAATCGCTGTGGAAAAAGCTGCCGCCTGCGGTGGACTAATTATCTCAGGCCTGATATCAAGAGAGGCAAATTCTCTGACGATGAAGAAAAACTTATCGTCAAACTCCACTCACTCCTTGGGAACAA ATGGTCAGCAATTGCAACACGTCTACCAGGACGAACTGATAATGAGATAAAGAATTACTGGAATACTCATCTGAGGAAGAAACTTCTGCAAATGGGAATCGATCCCATAACTCATAGGCCTAGAACTGATCATGTTAACCTTTTTAATGGCCTTATTGGGAATTTGCCTCCTCACCTCCTTGCTGCTGTTTCCTCCAATATTATCAATAATAATAGTTCCACGAACCGTCAATTCGATATGAATACTCTCACCAATTTCTTGTTTCCAGATACAGATCAACTAATTCACCAAATCCAATTGTTACAAACTTCTAGCTCATTAGTTCATTCCCTAATTACCAACGCCGCCACAGATAATTTGAACCAAATCTTTGGATCACAAAATATTTGTGATCAGAATCATCAGCTTCAGGAGTACCACAACTCTGCCTTAATGAATTACCAGCAATTTCTATCCAATAACAGCAGCGACGACTCATCAATTGGTAATTTTGGTCTCAATTCCTCAGATAATGTCCAAGCAGAAATCAAAGATGCAAATAATTTCTCTGATAACACTGGTCTTGATATTAATGCCACTAATGGAGGTGATCAACTGATGGTGAGTGGTACAAGTAGCACATCAACGTCATGTGGGAATGCTGGAAATGTAATTACTGCGAGTGATCAAATTTTGAGAAACATCAGTGCAGACGACGTTCCTATGCTAGGAATTATGCATCATGATTCCCCTGAGTTTCCAATCAGTAGCATTGAATTGCCAAAGGAAAACACGAGGGGCGACATTTACCCAAAACGAGAACTGATGATGCAGTCTTTATCTGCATCAGGGTCCACCTTTGGAGCATGGGGACAAATAATGGGTGATGAAGAAGCAAGCGACTCTTACTGGAGAGACATCATAGA